CGACCCGGAGGAGGTGACGCTGGTGCAGCTCGCCACGCCGTCGCGCGAGCGCCTCGACCATTACAAAGCTACCCGCTCCAAGGTGGAAGAGGCCGTCGGCCGCATCAATGGCCGCTTTGCCCGCGTGGGCCACCCGGTGGTGCACTACCAGCACCGCGGCGTGGCCAAGAGCCTCCTGCGCTGTTACTACCGCATGGCCGATGTCATGCTGGTCACTCCCTTCAAGGACGGCATGAACCTGGTGGCCAAGGAATATGTGGCCTGCCACGACGATGGCTCGGGTGCGCTGGTGCTCTCCGAGTTCGCCGGCGCGGCCGATGAGCTCAACCAGGCCTACCTGTGCAATCCCTTCGATATCGAGTCCGTCAAGGCCGCCTTGCTCAATGCGCTCAAGGCGCTTGACGACGCCCCCTCCACCATGACCCAGCGCATGCTCACCATGCACCAGCAGGTCACCGAGCACGACGTGCAGCTATGGTCCCAGTCCTTCCTGGGCTGCCTGCGCCAAGCAGAAGAACAGGGGGCGGGCGCATGATGTCTCGCTTTCCCCGCCTGGCCGCAGTGCCCATTGCCGCGACCTGCGCCGCCGCATTACTGGCCGGCTGCGGCTCCGGCGACGAGGAGCCCCAAGCCCCTGGCGATGAGCAGATCTTGGATAAGCAGTGGCAGGTAGTCTCCATCAACACCACCCCGGATGCCGCCTCCACCATCCCGGAGTCCATCCCGCAGGCACCCACGTTGAGTTTTGGCCAATCCACGATGGTGGGCACCACCGGGTGCGCCCAAATGGTGGGCAAGGTGACCTATTCCGCCGATGATGAGCGCCAAAACATCCGCGAGGGCAACCGCCTCCACTTCGATGAGGTGGAGTTTGACGAGACCGCCGAAGATTGCCACGGCGCGTCCGTGTGGGCCGATAACCTGCTGCGCAACCTGATTTCCGCGGACCACGATTTTCACTACACCGTCAATTCCAATAACCAGCTCGTCTTGGAACTGGTCACCGATGAGGTGGACTCGCCGTCTATCAAGTTGGTTTCCCTGGGCGGTTAATTGCGTAGGCTATAAGCCATGACGCTTTCAACTGCCATCAAGGCCCTTGCCGCCGCCGAGCACCTCGCGGTGGTCTCGGATTTCGACGGCACGCTCTCCCCCTTCGCCACGGCCATCTATGAGGTCGAAATGAACCAGGAATCACTGCGCGCCCTGGATAAACTGGCCCACCTGCCACACACCACCGCGGCCGTGCTCTCCGGCCGCCACCTCGAAGGCCTCCAGCGCGTGTGCCCACTACGCGAGCCCGTTGTCTTTGGCGGCTCCCACGGCGCCGAATCCTCGTGGGAGGAGACAGATCTGACCCCCGCGATGCGCGAGCACCTCGCCACCAAGGAAGCCGAGATTCGCGAGATCATGGAGCGCTTCCCCGGCGCGGATATCGAGGTCAAGCCCTTCCAGCGCGTGTTGCACCTGCGCGCGCTCGAGGATTCCGATCCAGAGGCTGCCGCCCAAGCTTATGAGGCCGGCCTCGCGCTCGATCCGGGCGGCTTCCCGCGCACGGCCGGCAAGTCCGTGGTGGAGTTCTCCGCCACCCAGACCACCAAGGGCACGTGGATTGAGAACCTGCGCGAGCGCACCGGAGCCACCGCCATGGTCTTCTTGGGCGATGACGTCACCGATGAGGACGGTTTCCGCGCCCTGCACCAGCCGCCAGACGTTGGCGTCAAGGTCGGCGAGGGCGAGACCGCGGCGGTAGTGCAGCTTGCCGACGTCGACGCCGTCGCCCACTTCCTCACCGAGCTCGCCGCCGCCCGCGCGGCCCATGTCGGCCGTCCCAACAACGGCGGCGCTGCCTAACACGCCGCAGCCTAACGAAGCGGCACCTAGCGCGGCGGCGCCACCGTCCGCCCGGCCGCAAAGCTGGTCGGCAGCACGCGCCGTAGCACCGCAGTTTCGCTCGCGTCCGAACCCTCGGCGCCGGCGATGAGCTTGGCGAGCATGTGGCCGGCGGCCGCGCCCTTGGCCTTATTGGGCTGGACGATCGTCGTCAAGCCAAGGCGCTGCGCCGCATCAATGCCGTCGAAGCCGGTAACGGACAGCTCGCCGGGGACGTCGATGCCCCGCTCGCGCGCATAGGTCATCACGCCCAGCGCCATGGAGTCGGTGGTGCACAGGACGGCGGTGAGGTCGGGGTGGGCGTCGAGAAGCAACTGCGCGGCCGCACGCGTGGTCTGCGCATCGTTGATGTGCTGGGTAACCACGGGCACGGTCTCGGGCGCGATGCCCGCCTGTGCAAAGACGTCCATGGCTCCCATGACCCGGGCGCGCTGCACGTGCATATCGGCGCCCTGGAGCTCACCCCACGAAATGGGGCCATCGTGGCGCTCGCGCTTGAGGCGAATCGCCAGCACGCCGATCTTGCGGTGGCCGGCCTCCACCAGCGCGCGGGCGGCCGGGGCAATCGCCGCGCGGTCATCGATGCCCACGAACGGCAGGCCCGAATCCGTCGGCTGATCGCAGACCACCACCGGCAGCCCGCGGCCGCGCGCCGCCTCGAGGTAGGCGTCCCCGGCCGCCACGGAGTAGACCACAAAGCCATCCACCGCGGCCGAGCCCACCAGGCTGGCCGCCTCCGCCTCATCCTCCGGTCCAGCCGGGATGAGGGTGAGCGTGGTCTGCGCGCCGGCCGAGGCCTCTGCCATTCCAGCCAAGAAATCTACCGAGGCCATATCCTCGAAGGCATAGGACAGGTGCTCGGTCAGCAGCACGCCCACCGAGCCCGCGCGGCGGGTGCGCAGGCTGCGGGCCGTGGGGTCCGGCCCGGGATACCCCCGCGCCTTCGCCGCCGCCAGGATGCGCTCGCGCGTTGCGGCCGAAAGCTGATCCGGCCGGCTATAGGCATTGGAGACCGTCGTGCGCGAAACACCCAGCTCGGCGGCCAACGAGGCCAGCGTTTTGCGGGTGGGGCTGCGTTTCACCATGACCGCAAGCATACCCCGCGGCCGCATTTTCAATACACATTCAATTGACAATGGTTCCCATCAAACGCACACTGGAAACTATGCATACCTCACTTCGCGCATCCGCAGCCCTCCTCGCGGCCGGTGGCCTCCTGCTGACCGCCACCGCCTGCTCCTCCGACACCGAGGACTCGGCCGCCGAGCCGGGCGCCCAGAAGAAGATTTCCATCGTCGCGTCCACCTCCATCTGGGCCGACGTCGCCCAAGCCGTGGCCGATACCGCCTCCGGCGTGGACATCGAGGTCAAGCCCATCGTCGAGGGCAACGGCGTCGACCCGCACCACTTCGAGCCTTCCGCGGCCGATATCGCCAAGGCCGAGGATGCTGACCTGCTCGTGGTCAACGGCGGCGGCTACGATTCCTGGATTTACCAGGCCGTCTCCGACCAGGACAATATCGTCTCCGCCCTGCCACTCACCGATCACGGCAAGCTGGCCGATGATCCCAGTGTCATGACCATCGACGCTGCTAAGGCCACCGCCAAGAAGGACCCGAAGAAGGTCACCAAT
This genomic stretch from Corynebacterium tuberculostearicum harbors:
- a CDS encoding META domain-containing protein; amino-acid sequence: MMSRFPRLAAVPIAATCAAALLAGCGSGDEEPQAPGDEQILDKQWQVVSINTTPDAASTIPESIPQAPTLSFGQSTMVGTTGCAQMVGKVTYSADDERQNIREGNRLHFDEVEFDETAEDCHGASVWADNLLRNLISADHDFHYTVNSNNQLVLELVTDEVDSPSIKLVSLGG
- the otsB gene encoding trehalose-phosphatase produces the protein MTLSTAIKALAAAEHLAVVSDFDGTLSPFATAIYEVEMNQESLRALDKLAHLPHTTAAVLSGRHLEGLQRVCPLREPVVFGGSHGAESSWEETDLTPAMREHLATKEAEIREIMERFPGADIEVKPFQRVLHLRALEDSDPEAAAQAYEAGLALDPGGFPRTAGKSVVEFSATQTTKGTWIENLRERTGATAMVFLGDDVTDEDGFRALHQPPDVGVKVGEGETAAVVQLADVDAVAHFLTELAAARAAHVGRPNNGGAA
- a CDS encoding LacI family DNA-binding transcriptional regulator, which codes for MVKRSPTRKTLASLAAELGVSRTTVSNAYSRPDQLSAATRERILAAAKARGYPGPDPTARSLRTRRAGSVGVLLTEHLSYAFEDMASVDFLAGMAEASAGAQTTLTLIPAGPEDEAEAASLVGSAAVDGFVVYSVAAGDAYLEAARGRGLPVVVCDQPTDSGLPFVGIDDRAAIAPAARALVEAGHRKIGVLAIRLKRERHDGPISWGELQGADMHVQRARVMGAMDVFAQAGIAPETVPVVTQHINDAQTTRAAAQLLLDAHPDLTAVLCTTDSMALGVMTYARERGIDVPGELSVTGFDGIDAAQRLGLTTIVQPNKAKGAAAGHMLAKLIAGAEGSDASETAVLRRVLPTSFAAGRTVAPPR
- a CDS encoding metal ABC transporter solute-binding protein, Zn/Mn family gives rise to the protein MVPIKRTLETMHTSLRASAALLAAGGLLLTATACSSDTEDSAAEPGAQKKISIVASTSIWADVAQAVADTASGVDIEVKPIVEGNGVDPHHFEPSAADIAKAEDADLLVVNGGGYDSWIYQAVSDQDNIVSALPLTDHGKLADDPSVMTIDAAKATAKKDPKKVTNIEGNEHIWYDPAALDEVAGNIADQINELNTDANASTERVDSHVDRLRDKLKELPGDLSYAQTEPIADYIMKYTSGKDVTPEGYRKATISEGEPTAADLAAFTKAIKEDKVDLLIFNPQTETDTAGRIKSAAEDADVSIVEIGETPPDGKEFWTYYDEVTDSLGKL